A section of the Polyangium spumosum genome encodes:
- a CDS encoding ABC transporter ATP-binding protein, whose translation MKEPIIRFRDVRKAFGPKVIYRGLNLEVFAGETLTVIGGSGVGKSVMLKLLIRLLEADAGAITFHGEDITKMKEAKARLIRRRIAMLFQGAALFDSISVGENVAYGLHEHYRDEMTEVQIAERVDWALSLVGLPGIEAMRPSDLSGGMKKRVGLARAIAVQPEVLLYDEPTTGLDPINTERINHLIRGLKKALDVTSIVVTHDMKSAFSISDRMAMVQAGEIILSGRVEEFQRSTDPRVKNFIEGIAPVNEDVETLLRA comes from the coding sequence GTGAAGGAGCCGATCATCCGCTTCCGCGACGTGCGCAAGGCCTTTGGCCCGAAGGTCATCTATCGCGGCTTGAACCTCGAGGTGTTCGCGGGGGAGACGCTCACGGTGATCGGCGGCTCGGGCGTGGGCAAGAGCGTGATGCTGAAGCTCTTGATCCGCCTGCTCGAGGCCGACGCCGGGGCGATCACGTTCCACGGCGAGGACATCACGAAGATGAAGGAGGCGAAGGCGCGCCTCATCCGCCGGCGGATCGCGATGCTCTTCCAGGGCGCGGCGTTGTTCGACTCGATCTCGGTGGGCGAAAACGTCGCGTATGGCCTGCACGAGCACTACCGGGACGAGATGACCGAGGTGCAGATCGCCGAGCGCGTCGACTGGGCGCTCTCGCTCGTGGGGCTGCCGGGCATCGAGGCGATGCGGCCCTCGGATCTCTCGGGTGGCATGAAGAAGCGCGTGGGGCTCGCGCGGGCGATCGCGGTGCAGCCCGAGGTGCTGCTCTACGACGAGCCGACGACCGGGCTCGACCCGATCAACACCGAGCGCATCAACCACCTGATTCGCGGGCTCAAGAAGGCGCTCGACGTGACCAGCATCGTGGTCACGCACGACATGAAGAGCGCGTTCTCGATTTCCGACCGCATGGCCATGGTACAGGCGGGCGAGATCATCCTGTCCGGGCGGGTCGAGGAGTTTCAGCGGTCGACCGACCCGCGTGTGAAGAACTTCATCGAGGGGATCGCCCCGGTCAACGAGGACGTCGAGACGCTTCTGCGCGCGTGA
- the recJ gene encoding single-stranded-DNA-specific exonuclease RecJ, with the protein MLSDAAWTQAPDPEARGLVVPSVAANSAPTRAEVIRDPGEASVEAMELSRALGLSITVADALFRAGRGADAETRLFLEPKLSHLTPPDAMVDRDLSADRLARAIRAREKVAVFGDYDCDGITSCAIVTEVLRTLGGDVVPLLATRKDGSYGFNAKALERVRKTGATLLVTCDCGSSDHERLATARTYGIETLVIDHHLVPAEPLPALAFLNPHRPECGFPFKGLASCGLALSLGAAVRRALGSNLDMRQWLDLVAIGTVADVAPLVGDNRALVRAGLMVLGQGARPGLRALAELARLDLGHGVSADDVAYRIAPRLNAPGRLEDPDLSLALLLERDSTRAAGIAATIEQLTAQRRAIQEEMIGQALREIEANGWAKEPGIVLAREGWHPGIVGIVAGRVASKFGKPTIVVALEGGAGRGSVRGPMGFPLHDALVLSRAGLVGFGGHQAAAGVEVRADRVDALRALWCDAAIALGAGKLGPTEGEADVRLDDRDEPAVVARDLERLEPCGQGNRAPRVLVRNVPVRVSRVIKGHLKLEIALKRHVIGAFGYELGSLANGLSGGRVDIVGRLRRDTFRGGSAVEIRIDRVERTS; encoded by the coding sequence ATGCTGAGCGACGCCGCGTGGACACAGGCGCCGGATCCCGAGGCTCGTGGGCTCGTCGTTCCGTCCGTCGCGGCGAACTCCGCTCCTACCCGCGCGGAGGTGATCCGAGATCCCGGGGAGGCGTCCGTCGAGGCGATGGAGCTCTCGCGGGCGCTGGGGCTGTCGATCACGGTCGCCGACGCGCTCTTCCGCGCAGGGCGCGGCGCCGACGCCGAGACGCGCCTCTTCCTCGAGCCGAAGCTCTCGCACCTCACGCCGCCCGACGCGATGGTGGATCGTGATCTCAGCGCGGATCGCCTCGCGCGGGCCATCCGCGCGCGCGAAAAGGTCGCGGTCTTCGGCGACTACGACTGCGATGGCATCACGTCGTGCGCGATCGTCACGGAGGTGCTGCGCACGCTCGGCGGAGACGTGGTGCCGCTGCTCGCGACACGCAAGGACGGGAGCTACGGCTTCAACGCGAAGGCGCTCGAGCGCGTACGAAAGACGGGCGCGACGCTGCTCGTGACGTGCGACTGCGGGTCGAGTGATCACGAGCGGCTCGCGACGGCGCGCACGTACGGCATCGAGACCCTGGTGATCGATCACCACCTCGTGCCCGCCGAGCCCTTGCCCGCGCTCGCGTTCTTGAACCCGCACCGGCCCGAGTGCGGCTTTCCGTTCAAGGGGCTCGCGTCGTGTGGGCTCGCGCTCTCGCTCGGCGCGGCGGTGCGGCGCGCGCTCGGCTCGAACCTCGACATGCGGCAGTGGCTCGATCTCGTGGCGATCGGGACCGTGGCCGACGTGGCACCGCTCGTCGGCGACAACCGCGCCCTCGTGCGGGCCGGGCTCATGGTGCTCGGCCAGGGCGCGCGGCCGGGCCTGCGAGCGCTGGCCGAGCTCGCGCGGCTGGATCTCGGGCACGGCGTGAGCGCGGACGACGTCGCGTACCGCATCGCGCCGCGGCTCAACGCGCCGGGCAGGCTCGAGGATCCGGATCTGTCGCTCGCGCTCCTGCTCGAGCGGGACAGCACGCGCGCGGCCGGGATCGCCGCGACGATCGAGCAACTGACGGCGCAGCGGCGTGCGATCCAGGAGGAGATGATCGGGCAGGCGTTACGCGAGATCGAGGCGAACGGCTGGGCGAAGGAGCCGGGCATCGTGCTCGCGCGCGAGGGGTGGCACCCGGGGATCGTGGGGATCGTGGCGGGCCGCGTGGCCTCGAAGTTCGGCAAGCCCACGATCGTGGTGGCGCTCGAGGGCGGAGCGGGGCGCGGATCGGTGCGTGGGCCGATGGGCTTTCCGCTGCACGACGCGCTCGTGCTCTCGCGCGCGGGGCTCGTCGGGTTCGGCGGGCATCAGGCGGCGGCGGGCGTCGAGGTGCGGGCCGATCGTGTCGATGCGCTGCGCGCGCTCTGGTGCGACGCGGCGATCGCGCTCGGGGCGGGCAAGCTCGGCCCGACGGAGGGCGAAGCGGACGTGCGCCTCGACGATCGGGACGAGCCGGCGGTGGTGGCGCGGGATCTCGAGCGGCTCGAGCCTTGCGGGCAGGGCAACCGCGCGCCGCGTGTGCTCGTGCGGAACGTGCCGGTGCGCGTGTCGCGTGTGATCAAGGGGCACCTCAAGCTGGAGATCGCGCTCAAGCGGCACGTGATCGGCGCGTTCGGCTACGAGCTCGGATCCTTGGCGAACGGCCTCTCGGGTGGGCGCGTGGACATCGTCGGTCGGCTGCGGCGCGACACGTTCCGGGGCGGCAGCGCGGTCGAGATCCGCATCGATCGCGTGGAGCGGACGAGCTAG